One genomic segment of Chitinophaga sancti includes these proteins:
- a CDS encoding ThuA domain-containing protein → MLKAIMILLIYCSTVQAQRLHVLALAENGGHHIAYTKRAKVWLDQLAKDSNFVIDYIENTDKIDAVFLSRYQLFIQLDYAPYAWKPAAVKAFEAYITKGKGGWIGFHHATLLGEFDGYPMWDWFHRFMGNIRWKDYIPDFADGEVVVEDAKHPVMRGVPDSFLVKKEEWYSYDRSPRQDVHVLAHVNTILKGDHPVIWTNPRMKARNVYIFMGHAPELFDNPTYVLLFRNAISWASAK, encoded by the coding sequence ATGTTGAAAGCAATCATGATACTTCTAATTTATTGCAGTACGGTGCAGGCACAGCGATTGCATGTGCTTGCACTGGCTGAAAATGGAGGACATCATATTGCTTACACTAAAAGAGCAAAGGTGTGGCTGGATCAGCTGGCAAAAGACAGCAATTTCGTGATCGATTATATTGAGAATACAGATAAGATTGATGCAGTCTTTTTAAGCAGGTATCAATTGTTTATACAACTGGATTATGCACCTTATGCCTGGAAACCAGCGGCAGTGAAGGCATTTGAAGCATACATTACCAAAGGCAAAGGTGGCTGGATCGGTTTTCATCATGCTACACTACTGGGTGAGTTTGATGGGTATCCTATGTGGGATTGGTTTCACCGGTTTATGGGGAATATCAGGTGGAAGGATTATATTCCTGATTTTGCGGATGGAGAGGTGGTGGTGGAAGATGCGAAGCATCCGGTGATGCGGGGTGTGCCTGATTCATTTTTAGTGAAGAAAGAAGAGTGGTATTCATATGACAGGAGTCCGCGGCAGGATGTGCATGTATTGGCACATGTGAATACTATATTGAAAGGTGATCATCCGGTGATATGGACGAACCCACGTATGAAAGCACGGAATGTATATATTTTTATGGGGCATGCGCCTGAATTGTTTGATAACCCGACTTATGTTTTACTATTCAGGAATGCAATCAGCTGGGCTTCCGCAAAATAA
- a CDS encoding GNAT family N-acetyltransferase produces the protein MTQQLPAFLSADAGTSFSSGEFFLRPLVLDTDIPLIHDWVNREYAVYWQLQHSTIETVRKMYADLIALPHVQPFLGFYNDKPAFLVEFYKAQEDRIGEYYDALPGDYGFHILMAPVEKRIPDFTFQVFQVIMAFLFSDARVERLIVEPDARNEKIHVLNKRAGFEYQGLVELPEKTAHLAFCKRKEQVVS, from the coding sequence ATGACGCAACAATTACCTGCTTTTTTAAGTGCTGATGCAGGCACGTCTTTTTCTTCCGGTGAGTTTTTCCTGAGACCATTGGTATTGGATACTGATATTCCTTTGATTCACGATTGGGTGAACAGGGAGTATGCCGTGTATTGGCAATTACAGCATAGTACGATAGAGACAGTGCGTAAAATGTATGCCGATCTGATCGCTTTGCCGCATGTACAGCCTTTTCTGGGGTTTTATAATGACAAGCCGGCTTTTCTGGTGGAGTTTTATAAGGCACAGGAAGATAGGATAGGGGAGTATTATGATGCGCTACCGGGGGATTACGGATTTCATATCCTGATGGCGCCGGTGGAGAAGCGGATACCGGATTTTACCTTCCAGGTATTTCAGGTGATAATGGCGTTTTTATTTAGTGATGCGAGGGTGGAGCGATTGATAGTGGAACCGGATGCGAGAAATGAGAAGATACATGTGTTGAATAAGAGAGCGGGGTTTGAGTATCAGGGGTTGGTAGAGTTGCCGGAGAAAACGGCGCATCTGGCATTTTGTAAAAGAAAA